The proteins below come from a single Psychrobacter sp. PL19 genomic window:
- the queE gene encoding 7-carboxy-7-deazaguanine synthase QueE yields MSELSLRSPAIPVTDPEAGLRITEIFYSLQGEALTSGLPTIFVRLTGCPLRCVYCDTEYAFSGGERQSLETIMTTIRSYPCKRICLTGGEPLAQPNALELIKRLLAEDYEISLETAGALSVERVPTAVSKVMDLKTPSSGEADKNLWSNLNYLSQHDQLKFVIMNREDYDWAKTKLVEYQLDKLVGTVWFSPMFNVADDASLEDTSPDVPLLARELAEWMLADALPVRFQLQLHKIIWADAKGK; encoded by the coding sequence ATGAGTGAGCTATCGCTACGCAGCCCTGCTATTCCGGTCACTGATCCTGAGGCTGGCCTGCGCATTACTGAAATTTTTTATTCCTTACAAGGTGAAGCGTTGACTTCAGGCTTGCCGACCATATTTGTTCGACTGACGGGCTGTCCGCTACGCTGTGTGTATTGCGATACCGAATATGCCTTTAGTGGTGGCGAGCGTCAGTCGCTGGAAACCATCATGACCACTATCCGCAGCTATCCGTGCAAGCGGATTTGTCTGACTGGCGGCGAGCCTTTAGCGCAGCCAAATGCGCTTGAGCTTATCAAACGCTTGCTTGCTGAGGATTATGAAATCTCTTTAGAAACTGCGGGTGCGCTATCAGTAGAGCGGGTCCCAACGGCGGTAAGCAAGGTAATGGATCTCAAAACCCCAAGCTCGGGGGAAGCAGATAAAAATCTCTGGTCAAATCTTAATTATCTGAGCCAGCATGATCAGCTGAAATTTGTCATTATGAATCGTGAAGACTATGACTGGGCAAAGACCAAACTTGTCGAGTATCAACTTGATAAGTTGGTTGGTACGGTTTGGTTCTCGCCGATGTTTAATGTGGCAGACGATGCAAGTTTGGAAGATACCAGCCCTGATGTACCGTTATTGGCTCGTGAATTGGCTGAATGGATGTTGGCCGATGCGCTGCCAGTGCGCTTTCAATTACAATTGCATAAAATCATTTGGGCGGATGCCAAAGGCAAATAG
- a CDS encoding alpha/beta fold hydrolase, which produces MSTAEQITSSDQSHCLHHQFFEPVAGDIKATLLIVHGMSEHSGRYADFAQFLADQGIAVATYDQLGHGKTVKTRDELGFFGNEHPVQSLLKDVIIMTSALKERHPEVPHFIMGHSMGSFIVRTVLKHHAQDFTGAILMGTADANPLVKILLPLNKFLAKTAPKKPNTLFAEIMNKVLNAKLNERVSTSQFAWISENTANIEAYEADPLTGFDFTNNGFMTLFSLMKMGLNKGWATTITKDFQLLFVSGENDPIGNMGRGVRNIVSDLHKQNFTNVSTRLYPNMRHEPLHEQHHSVVYNDILHWIRTLST; this is translated from the coding sequence ATGAGTACTGCCGAGCAAATTACTTCCTCTGATCAGAGCCATTGTCTGCATCATCAATTTTTTGAGCCAGTAGCTGGCGATATTAAAGCAACCTTGCTGATCGTGCATGGTATGTCAGAGCACAGCGGGCGCTATGCAGATTTTGCGCAGTTTTTAGCCGATCAGGGCATAGCGGTCGCGACTTATGATCAGCTCGGTCATGGCAAAACTGTTAAAACACGGGATGAACTAGGATTTTTTGGTAATGAACATCCAGTGCAATCCTTATTAAAGGATGTCATCATCATGACGAGTGCTTTAAAGGAGCGACATCCTGAAGTGCCTCACTTTATCATGGGTCACTCGATGGGCTCCTTTATTGTGCGCACTGTACTCAAACATCACGCTCAAGACTTCACAGGCGCTATCCTAATGGGCACGGCGGATGCCAATCCGTTGGTCAAAATACTATTACCGTTGAACAAATTCTTAGCAAAAACTGCGCCTAAGAAGCCCAATACATTATTTGCAGAAATCATGAATAAAGTGCTTAATGCCAAACTCAATGAGCGCGTATCTACCTCGCAGTTTGCATGGATAAGTGAAAATACGGCTAATATTGAAGCCTATGAAGCCGATCCATTAACGGGCTTCGACTTTACTAATAACGGTTTTATGACTTTATTTTCTTTGATGAAAATGGGGTTAAATAAGGGCTGGGCGACGACGATTACTAAAGACTTTCAACTATTATTCGTCAGCGGTGAAAATGATCCCATTGGCAATATGGGCCGCGGTGTTCGCAATATTGTTAGTGATCTGCACAAACAAAACTTTACTAATGTAAGTACTCGACTCTATCCTAATATGCGTCATGAGCCGTTGCACGAGCAGCACCATAGCGTGGTTTATAATGACATTTTACATTGGATACGCACCTTGAGTACTTAA
- the dapD gene encoding 2,3,4,5-tetrahydropyridine-2,6-dicarboxylate N-succinyltransferase, which translates to MSLQQTIEQAFENRNDYNPANMPQEVRDAIEQVLEQLDNGSLRVAEKKDGEWVVNQWAKKAVLLSFRLNDNYVMSTGEHLQFYDKVPTKFADWTEAQFKEAGVRVVPPAIARKGSYIAPGVVLMPSYVNIGAYVDQGAMVDTWATVGSCAQIGKNVHLSGGVGIGGVLEPLQANPTIIEDNCFIGARSEIVEGVIVEEGAVISMGVYIGQSTRIYDRETGEIHRGRVPAGSVVVPGSLPSADGTHSLYAAIIVKKVDAQTRAKTAVNELLRLD; encoded by the coding sequence ATGTCATTACAACAAACTATCGAACAAGCCTTTGAAAACCGCAACGACTATAACCCAGCCAATATGCCGCAAGAGGTGCGTGATGCCATTGAACAGGTCCTAGAGCAGCTCGATAACGGTAGCCTACGGGTCGCTGAAAAAAAGGATGGTGAATGGGTCGTCAATCAGTGGGCAAAAAAAGCAGTTTTATTGTCTTTCCGCCTCAACGACAACTACGTCATGTCAACTGGCGAACACCTACAGTTTTATGACAAGGTACCTACTAAATTTGCTGATTGGACCGAAGCGCAGTTTAAAGAAGCGGGCGTACGTGTTGTGCCACCTGCCATCGCTCGTAAAGGCTCATATATTGCACCGGGCGTAGTCTTAATGCCGTCTTATGTCAATATCGGTGCTTATGTTGATCAAGGCGCAATGGTAGATACCTGGGCAACGGTAGGCTCATGTGCGCAAATCGGTAAAAACGTGCATCTGTCAGGCGGCGTGGGTATTGGTGGTGTCCTTGAGCCATTACAAGCCAATCCTACCATCATCGAAGACAACTGCTTTATTGGTGCACGTTCTGAGATTGTTGAAGGCGTCATCGTTGAGGAAGGCGCCGTTATCTCGATGGGTGTGTATATCGGTCAATCAACGCGTATTTATGACCGCGAAACTGGTGAGATTCATCGTGGACGCGTGCCAGCCGGCTCGGTCGTTGTACCAGGTTCACTACCTTCTGCAGATGGTACCCATAGCTTATATGCGGCTATTATCGTGAAAAAAGTCGATGCCCAAACCCGTGCGAAAACGGCCGTGAACGAGTTATTACGCTTAGACTAA
- a CDS encoding FAD-dependent oxidoreductase, with protein sequence MKSLPAKKLLLAGAGHAHIGLLRRLSTERSDNIDITLVTEQLQFVYSGMLPGWMAGHYHLDDITIDVTSLCEQSSVRFIQHPIAKVEAASCTVTTTNNEIINYDVLSLNTGADTDTRWLHAAATTQKTAQTTATTLKDDTDTDTDTVIAIRPLSKFIDRWQQILVDAYKSTHYRLAIVGAGAAATELVMSAQIALQRINPKHQVYLVCGEHLLSGFNSQFRRRVINQFKRHSIIVVYARATSYNEGQLLTTQESLEVDTVIAATGVMGAEWTQHTDLETINNGFVAVNATQQSISHLNVFAVGDVATRVDQSVAHSGVHAVYGGAVVADNLLSYLEDKPTQEYQPRTRTLYLLSCGDKYAIASWGSISLQGRWLWYLKQFIDKRFVKS encoded by the coding sequence ATGAAAAGTTTACCGGCAAAAAAATTATTATTAGCAGGTGCAGGTCATGCGCACATTGGCTTATTGCGTCGTCTTAGCACTGAGCGTTCAGATAACATTGATATCACTCTAGTCACTGAACAGCTGCAGTTTGTCTATTCTGGGATGTTACCGGGCTGGATGGCGGGACATTATCATCTTGATGATATCACTATTGATGTGACATCGCTGTGCGAGCAGTCAAGTGTGCGTTTTATTCAGCACCCAATAGCTAAAGTAGAGGCTGCGTCTTGCACAGTGACTACCACCAATAATGAAATCATTAATTATGACGTACTGTCGCTAAATACCGGTGCAGATACAGATACGCGCTGGTTACATGCAGCTGCCACCACTCAAAAAACGGCCCAAACAACAGCCACTACACTCAAAGATGATACTGATACTGATACTGATACTGTTATTGCTATTAGACCGTTATCAAAATTTATTGATCGTTGGCAGCAAATTCTAGTGGACGCCTATAAATCTACTCATTATAGATTAGCCATTGTTGGCGCTGGTGCGGCAGCAACTGAATTGGTGATGTCTGCCCAAATAGCCTTGCAGCGCATTAATCCTAAGCATCAAGTATATTTGGTCTGCGGTGAGCATCTATTGTCTGGATTTAATTCGCAGTTTAGGCGGCGGGTCATCAACCAGTTTAAGCGCCACAGCATTATAGTGGTTTATGCGCGGGCGACCAGTTATAACGAGGGTCAACTGCTTACTACGCAAGAGAGCTTAGAAGTCGATACGGTTATTGCTGCTACTGGGGTAATGGGCGCGGAGTGGACACAGCATACTGATCTCGAGACCATAAATAATGGCTTTGTTGCAGTGAATGCCACGCAACAAAGCATCTCTCATCTCAATGTTTTTGCAGTAGGCGACGTGGCGACGCGAGTGGATCAGAGTGTCGCTCATTCAGGTGTTCATGCTGTATATGGCGGTGCTGTGGTGGCCGATAACCTTCTATCCTATCTGGAAGACAAGCCAACGCAAGAATATCAACCTCGCACCCGTACTTTATACCTATTGTCCTGTGGCGATAAATACGCCATTGCCAGTTGGGGTAGCATTAGCTTGCAAGGCCGATGGTTATGGTATTTAAAGCAGTTTATCGATAAACGTTTCGTAAAATCGTAA